From the Candidatus Eisenbacteria bacterium genome, the window CCGATTGCAAATCCGACCCATGAGCGACCCGTTCGGCCTCTTCTCGAAGAACTGGCTCGTCTGGAGGATCTGCAGGCGCCATGTGCGGAGCGTCGCCCGGCTGGCGCGCGGCCGTGTCCTCGACATAGGGTGCGGCGAGCAGCCTTTCCGGCCGCTCTTCGAGGGGCGGGTCGATCGGATCTGGGGGATGGACCACCCCGGGACGCCCCATCCGAAGTCGCGGACCGAGGTCTTCGGCAGCGCGCTCGCGCTCCCGTTTCGGGCTGCGTCGTTCGACGCGGCGGTCTGTTTCCAGGTTCTCGAACATGTCCCCGAACCTCTGGCCCTGCTCCAGGAAGCCCGCCGGGTGGTCGCCCCCGGCGGACATCTCATCCTCACCGCGCCCCACATCTGGAACGTGCACGAGATCCCCCATGACTACTTCCGCTATACCCTCTTCGGCCTCAGGCATCTCTTCGAGCAGGCGGGATTCGAGGTCATCGAGATCCGCCCGATGGCCGGCTACTTCGTGACGGCCGCGGCGCGGTTCTGCTACTTCCTCGCCCACTTCGACCGGTGGGGGCTTCAGATCCTCGTCAAGCCGGCCTATCTGATCGTCCAGGCC encodes:
- a CDS encoding SAM-dependent methyltransferase, translated to MSDPFGLFSKNWLVWRICRRHVRSVARLARGRVLDIGCGEQPFRPLFEGRVDRIWGMDHPGTPHPKSRTEVFGSALALPFRAASFDAAVCFQVLEHVPEPLALLQEARRVVAPGGHLILTAPHIWNVHEIPHDYFRYTLFGLRHLFEQAGFEVIEIRPMAGYFVTAAARFCYFLAHFDRWGLQILVKPAYLIVQALGGALDRIYCDTTETWNYLAVGRVPERPA